In Leguminivora glycinivorella isolate SPB_JAAS2020 chromosome 19, LegGlyc_1.1, whole genome shotgun sequence, a single genomic region encodes these proteins:
- the LOC125236558 gene encoding LOW QUALITY PROTEIN: SH2B adapter protein 1 (The sequence of the model RefSeq protein was modified relative to this genomic sequence to represent the inferred CDS: inserted 2 bases in 1 codon), translating into MAGPSDGDPDGWVEFCERQAKAAAPEFAKAAYWKYVQSSTTDPTSRPNVSHKDLLKKFVDSFSDQFEIEIGKLKAQHKVPNGTHTGHDESDYSEDTDSPKTQHKPFFRRLSFKGLRRGKGLFHKQHSDEVELSSNLNKQSKTKLAKIVVECRKEGLVNYLTPESLEQPSGPQKWEKCRLALVKTVGGYMLEFYSPPKAQKPRSGVFCFLISEARETTALEMPDHENTFVLKADNNMEYVIEAADVDDMKSWLATIKYCMRSAPTTQPPPDALPGLPEPAPPDLPPRRDLPASTSNADLATDTPEEAELGSIAEEACTTRVSLAEWPWFHGTLXRAAAAACVLAGGSNAHGCYLVRQSETRQGEYVLTFNFQGRAKHLRMTLSETGQCRVQHLWFPNVHDMLEHFRAHPIPLESGGAADVTLTEYVVSAVGDHRQLGVTHGSDVRMRRAELEALLVASGAPHDRAVDNQYSFV; encoded by the exons ATGGCGGGCCCGTCCGACGGGGATCCCGACGGATGGGTCGAGTTCTGTGAGCGTCAGGCCAAAGCTGCCGCTCCGGAATTCGCCAAGGCTGCGTATTGGAAATACGTTCAAAGTAGTACCACAGACCCCACCTCTCGCCCCAACGTGTCCCACAAAGATCTTCTAAAGAAATTTGTTGACAGTTTTTCTGATCAGTTCGAGATAGAAATTGGTAAACTAAAAGCGCAACACAAGGTCCCAAACGGGACGCACACAGGACACGATGAGAGCGATTATTCGGAGGACACCGATTCGCCGAAGACACAGCATAAGCCATTTTTTAGAAGATTATCATTTAAAGGACTGAGAAGAGGGAAGGGTCTGTTCCACAAGCAACATTCGGACGAGGTTGAATTATCGTCTAATTTGAATAAACAGAGTAAGACTAAGCTAGCCAAAATAGTTGTAGAATGTAGGAAAGAAGGTTTGGTTAATTATTTAACTCCTGAGAGCCTGGAGCAGCCTTCAGGGCCGCAAAAGTGGGAGAAATGCAGACTAGCTCTAGTAAAAACTGTAGGGGGTTATATGTTGGAATTCTATTCCCCACCGAAAGCTCAGAAGCCTAGGAGTGGAGTCTTTTGTTTCCTCATATCTGAGGCGAGAGAAACCACAGCATTAGAAATGCCGGACCATGAGAATACTTTTGTATTGAAG GCCGATAACAACATGGAGTATGTAATAGAAGCAGCAGACGTAGACGACATGAAATCTTGGCTAGCCACAATAAAGTACTGCATGCGATCAGCACCCACCACCCAACCTCCTCCTGACGCGCTACCAGGGCTACCTGAGCCGGCGCCCCCCGACCTGCCCCCAAGGAGAGATCTACCTGCTAGCACTAGTAATGCGGACTTAGCTACTGATACTCCCGAAGAGGCTGAATTAG GTTCAATAGCAGAAGAGGCGTGTACAACGCGCGTCTCCCTAGCGGAATGGCCGTGGTTCCACGGGACCCt gcgggcggcggcggcggcctgcGTGCTGGCCGGGGGCTCCAACGCGCACGGGTGCTACTTGGTGCGCCAGTCAGAGACTCGACAAGGGGAATATGTACTAACGTTTAATTTTCAG GGCCGAGCGAAACACCTCCGCATGACGCTCAGCGAGACGGGCCAGTGCCGCGTGCAGCACCTCTGGTTCCCGAACGTGCACGACATGCTCGAGCACTTCCGAGCGCACCCGATCCCGCTCGAGTCGGGCGGCGCCGCCGACGTCACGCTCACCGAGTACGTCGTCAGCGCCGTCGGCGACCACCGACAA CTGGGCGTCACGCACGGGAGCGACGTGCGCATGCGGCGCGCCGAGTTGGAAGCGCTGTTGGTCGCCAGTGGAGCGCCCCATGATCGCGCCGTCGACAACCAGTATAGCTTCGTGTAA